In Streptomyces sp. TS71-3, the following proteins share a genomic window:
- the snpA gene encoding snapalysin yields MSRKKLSKRLAALAVGLGLVSAGFSTAGPAVAQPGAPAAGTAPSYAQYAGSAEDAAGTRAFFEAVVKSVAEKRAENPSLKAVTVTYNASGAPTFRSQISSAVQIWNGSVSNVRLAAGGSGSDFSYREGNDPRGSYASTDGHGRGFIFIDYAQSQQYDQVRIVAHETGHVLGLPDHYEGPCSELMSGHGPGTSCTNRYPNAAERARVDQLWANGLAKALHKGNKVH; encoded by the coding sequence AGAGACTTGCTGCCCTGGCGGTCGGCCTCGGCCTCGTCTCCGCGGGGTTCTCGACCGCCGGTCCCGCCGTCGCGCAGCCGGGTGCGCCGGCCGCCGGTACCGCACCCTCGTATGCGCAGTACGCCGGCTCGGCGGAGGATGCCGCGGGCACCAGGGCGTTCTTCGAGGCCGTGGTCAAGTCGGTGGCCGAGAAGCGGGCCGAGAACCCGAGCCTGAAGGCCGTCACCGTCACCTACAACGCGTCCGGGGCGCCGACGTTCCGGTCGCAGATTTCCAGCGCGGTGCAGATCTGGAACGGCTCGGTGTCCAACGTGCGGCTCGCCGCGGGTGGCAGTGGCTCGGACTTCTCCTACCGGGAGGGCAACGACCCGCGTGGCTCCTACGCGTCCACGGACGGTCACGGCAGGGGCTTCATCTTCATCGACTACGCCCAGAGCCAGCAGTACGACCAGGTCCGGATCGTGGCGCACGAGACCGGTCACGTGCTCGGGCTGCCGGACCACTACGAGGGTCCGTGCAGCGAGCTGATGTCCGGTCATGGGCCCGGCACGTCGTGCACCAACCGGTATCCGAACGCCGCCGAGCGGGCCCGCGTCGACCAGCTGTGGGCCAACGGGTTGGCGAAGGCGCTGCACAAGGGGAACAAGG